A portion of the Deltaproteobacteria bacterium genome contains these proteins:
- the folP gene encoding dihydropteroate synthase, whose product MTLRPRILRLTPEGVRDEMTRLGVDPEGSRIMQGKASHRLIRVDALDLRAALILKQDMLSLGGDVALRRDAAGLTIDRTPALIMGTSRQIGKLIKKLKGQPFGLGDLADSLAEVVKTLGPSRRFVVNGRNLLEDGKTLVMGVLNVTKDSFSDGGRYIDPAAAVARGLEMIREGADIVDVGGESTRPGADRVDPEMELSRVIPVIEELAGKGVPVISVDTTRALVAGKALASGASIINDISGMSFDKRMKPVVGEAGASAILMHTRGRPRTMQDNLTYDDLLAEVYSFLEGAVCQAEAAGTPRERLCVDPGVGFGKNVAQNVELIARTGELRSLGTAVMVGVSRKSFIGSIIGTEVTDRLEGSVAAASAAVLSGADMVRVHDVAQTVKAVKVIDRIKVRVN is encoded by the coding sequence ATGACACTGCGACCGAGAATCCTTCGTCTGACTCCTGAAGGTGTCCGTGATGAAATGACCCGTCTGGGTGTTGATCCTGAGGGGAGCAGGATCATGCAGGGCAAGGCCTCCCACCGTCTGATTCGAGTTGATGCTTTGGATCTCAGAGCCGCCCTGATCCTCAAGCAGGATATGCTTTCCCTCGGCGGAGATGTGGCGCTGCGGCGTGACGCCGCGGGGTTGACCATTGACAGGACGCCGGCTTTGATCATGGGCACTTCCCGCCAGATTGGGAAGCTGATCAAAAAGCTGAAGGGGCAGCCGTTCGGTCTCGGGGACCTTGCCGACTCATTGGCTGAGGTCGTGAAAACCCTGGGTCCTTCCCGCCGTTTTGTCGTGAATGGCCGGAACCTCCTGGAGGATGGCAAGACCCTTGTCATGGGGGTTCTCAACGTCACGAAGGATTCCTTCTCGGATGGCGGACGCTACATCGATCCGGCAGCAGCTGTCGCCAGAGGATTGGAGATGATCCGGGAGGGTGCCGACATCGTGGATGTCGGTGGAGAGTCCACCAGACCAGGCGCTGATCGGGTGGACCCGGAGATGGAGTTATCCAGGGTAATTCCCGTTATTGAGGAATTGGCCGGTAAGGGGGTTCCCGTTATCTCTGTTGACACCACGAGGGCGTTGGTGGCCGGGAAGGCCCTTGCCTCCGGCGCCTCGATCATCAACGACATAAGCGGGATGTCCTTCGACAAAAGAATGAAGCCCGTAGTAGGGGAGGCTGGTGCATCCGCCATCCTCATGCATACCAGGGGAAGGCCGCGGACCATGCAGGACAACCTCACATATGATGACCTCCTGGCGGAGGTTTACTCCTTTCTTGAAGGGGCTGTGTGTCAGGCGGAGGCGGCAGGGACCCCGCGCGAAAGGCTCTGTGTGGACCCGGGGGTCGGTTTCGGGAAAAACGTGGCCCAGAATGTGGAACTTATCGCCAGGACGGGAGAATTGAGGTCCCTCGGGACAGCCGTCATGGTTGGGGTCTCCAGAAAATCGTTTATCGGAAGCATCATCGGAACCGAGGTGACCGACAGGTTGGAAGGTTCTGTAGCCGCGGCGTCGGCAGCTGTGCTCAGTGGGGCCGACATGGTCAGGGTTCACGATGTGGCGCAGACGGTCAAGGCAGTGAAGGTGATTGACCGGATCAAGGTACGGGTAAACTGA